From the Capnocytophaga sp. oral taxon 878 genome, the window AATTCGTTGTAATTAAGGATAAGGTTTATGATGCTATCTATCGTTTGGAATACCCTCACGACCAAATTACCAGCTACGTGTTCGACGTTGTTCGTGCCGAAGTACCTAAAATGAAATTGGATGATGTATTCGTTAAAAAAGACGATATCGCTATTGCCGTAAAACGTGAAGTGCAAGAGTCTATGGAAACTTATGGGTATGACATCATCAAAACCCTAGTAACCGATATAGATCCCGATGCTCAAGTAAAAGCCGCTATGAACCGTATCAATGCAGCCGAACGCGAAAAAGTAGCAGCTCAATACGAAGGAGATGCACAACGTATCTTAATAGTAGAAAAAGCTAAAGCCGAAGCCGAAAGCAAACGCCTACAAGGGCAAGGTATCGCCGATCAGCGCCGCGAAATAGCTCGCGGTTTGGTCGAAAGTGTCGATGTATTACAAAGGGTTGGCGTAAGCTCTCAAGAGGCTTCTGCCCTTATCGTAATTACTCAGCACTATGATACCCTCCAAGCAGTAGGCCAACAAACTAACAGTAATCTTATTTTACTCCCCAACTCACCCGAAGCAGGTAGTGATATGCTCAAAAATATGATTACCTCATTCACCGCTTCAGCTCAAATTGTTGAAAAAATAAAAGATTCTAACGAACAATAACCTAAGGGCGAAGGCATTTCCCCAATGAGTGAATTTGCCAATTAGCGAAATTGCTAATTGGCAAATTTGCTAATTGGCAAATTATTTGTACTTTTGCACCGCGAAATTAAGTGAAAAAACTAAAGAACAACTATGAAAATATCCTATAACTGGTTGAAACAATATTTGAAGTTAGACCTCCCTGCCGAAGAAACAGGCATTATCCTTACCGATCTCGGCTTAGAAGTAGAGGGTATTGAACCCTATGAAAGTGTTAAAGGAGGACTCAAAGGCGTAGTAGTAGGACACGTGTTAGAATGTGAAAAACACCCCAACGCCGATAAACTCAAAATTACCAAAGTGGATGTAGGTGCCGAGGCACCTTTGCAAATAGTATGCGGTGCTCCCAATGTAGCACAAGGACAAAAAGTACCCGTAGCTACCATCGGCACAGTACTATATGATAAAGAAGGTAACCCCTTTGAAATTAAAAAAGGAAAAATACGTGGCGAAGAAAGCTACGGTATGATTTGCGCTGAAGACGAACTCGGCTTGGGCGAAAGTCACGATGGTATTATGGTACTTGATGATAAATACCCTGTGGGTACTCCTTGCTGTAAGGTCTTTGAGGTCGAAACCGATGAGGTGTTTGAAATAGGTCTTACCCCCAACCGTGCCGATGCTATGAGCCATTATGGGGTAGCTCGTGATCTCCGTGCTGGCTTAATACAAAGAGGTACTCAGCTGGAACTTATCACCCCTTCAGTAACCAAATTCCATGTCGATAACCGCTCTGGTAAAGTCGATATCGAAGTAACCGATAAAAAACTTGTTCCACGTTACACTGGGGTAACCATTAGTAACCTGCGCGTAACCGAATCTCCAGCTTGGCTGCAAAACCGCTTGAAAGCTATAGGTATCACTCCCAAAAATAATGTAGTCGATGCTACTAATTATGTGCTACACGCTTTAGGACAACCACTACACGCTTTTGATGCCGATCATATAATAGGACGAAAAATAGTAGTAAAAACAGCCGAAGAAGGAGCTAAGTTCACCACTCTTGATGGGGTACAACGCATCCTTAGTAGTGAGGACATAATGATTTGCGATGCCGAAAAACCTTTGTGCATAGCAGGGGTGTTAGGCGGAGAAAATTCAGGTGTGAGCTACTCTACTCGCAATGTGTTTCTAGAAAGTGCCTACTTTGATCCTGTAGCAGTACGCAAAACGGCCAAACGTCACAGCATCAGTACCGATGCTTCATACCGTTTTGAACGTGGTATCAATATCGAAGACTGTAAGTATGCCTTAATGTATGCTGCAGTACTTATTGAAAATATAGCAGGGGGTGTCATCTCTTCTGATGTGATTGATTTCTATCCTAAAAAGATAGAAGATTTTCAGGTGTTCCTTGCTTTTGATAAAGTAGATAAACTCATTGGGCAGAAAATACCTCATGATACTATTAAGTCAATATTGCACTCACTTGATATTAAGGTGAATTCACTTACCGAACGCGGTTTGGGCTTAGTCATTCCTTCTTATAGGGTCGATGTACAACGTGAGGCTGATGTAATTGAGGAAATATTGCGTATCTACGGATATAATAACATTAGTTTTTCCGAAAAAATTAATGCTTCTATGTCCCACTCTAGCAAGTATGATGATCATAATGTGCAGAATGTAGTAGCTACCCAGCTTATAGGGCAGGGCTTTACCGAGATAATGACCAATAGTTTGGTCTCCGAAAAAGAGATCACTACCTATACACAGCAGCCCGAAACAGCAGTGAAGTTACTTAACCCTCTAAGTGCCGATTTGGGGTATATGCGCAAAAACTTGCTCTTCTCTGGTTTGGAAGTAATAGCTTATAATAACAACCGTAAGCGCACCGATTTAAAGTTGTTTGAATTTGGTAAGAACTATCACTTCACCGAAGGTAAATATACCGAAAGTAAGCACTTAGCTATTTACCTCACAGGTAATACTCAGTCAGAGCATTGGGGGGCAACAGCTCAAAAAACTACTTTCTTCCAATTAAAAGGAGTAGTCGAAACTCTCTTTGAACGTTTAGGTCTTAAAGATATTAAAGCCCTACCTCTTGAAGAGAATGATGCAATAGCTTCCGAAGGGTTCCGTTGGCAGTTAGGCGATACTCTTATAGGTACTATAGGGGTGGTTAAAGGTAAAGTACTCAAAAACTTTTCTATAAAGCAAGAAGTCCTCGTAGCCGATCTTAATTGGGAAGTAATACTACACCAGGTACAAGATCATAAGGTGATTTATAAAGAGATTGCCAAATATCCCGAAGTACGCCGTGATTTAGCTCTTTTGTTAGATGAAAAGGTAACTTTTGCCGATTTGTATAAAGTAGCGCTAAGTGCTGAAAAAGATATTCTAAAAAGCATCAACCTATTTGATGTATATCAGGGTGATAAATTACCACAAGGTAAGAAAAGCTATGCCGTAAGCTTCGTGCTGCAGGACGAGAAGAAAACCCTTACCGATAAACAAATAGACAAAACAATGCAGCGCCTACAAACAGCTTTTGAAAGCCAGTTAGGAGCAGCACTACGTGATTAAATAACGTAGTCAGATAACTAAAATGGTTAATAGACTGACATTCATTCAGTTTATTAACCATTTTTTTAATGCTCTTATACTATCTGTGTAATTCATAAACTGTCTTTTCCACAAGCAGAAGGTGTCTTTGTAATTAAGTAATGTAACATTCAATAATTATTTTGTTATATTTGTAACAAAAGTAAGAAACCTTATTGTAATTAGGCGTTTTATTTTACTTTACTGATAATCAGTGGTTTTTATAAAAATGAACAAGGGATAAAAGCAGTCTGTATTGTTGCATTATTGCCTAACTTTCAGTCAGTAACAATAAAAAAATATTTCTTTTTTCTTTGTCAGTTCAAAATAAAGTTGTACTTTTGCACCCGATTTAGATGAGAAGCGTTTGGAGCTAATAGTAGAAAATAGTGTAAAATAATAAGTAGCACTTAATTCTGTCGTTTAAACTCCACTGCTTGAGAGCTAAACAAGTAAACAAATTAAATTAAATATATAGTATTGTAAATTATGCCAACAATTTCACAATTAGTACGAAAAGGAAGAACCAGAATTACCAAGAAGAGTAAATCGGTTGCTTTGGATTCGTGCCCACAACGCCGAGGTGTATGTACACGTGTGTATACCACAACGCCTAAAAAACCGAACTCAGCAATGCGTAAAGTAGCGCGTGTTCGTTTAACAAATGGCAACGAGGTGAACGCCTACATACCAGGTGAGGGACACAACCTTCAAGAGCACTCGATAGTATTGGTACGAGGCGGAAGGGTGAAAGATTTGCCAGGTGTTAGATACCACATTGTGCGTGGTGCTTTGGATACTGCCGGAGTAGCTGGTAGAACACAACGCCGCTCTAAATACGGTGCTAAACGCCCTAAACCAGGTCAAGCCGCTGCTGCACCAGCTAAAGGTAAGAAAAAGTAATTTAACACACAAAATCTTTTAACTGAAAAGAAATGAGAAAAAGACAGGCTAAAAAACGCCCCCTGTTACCAGATCCAAAGTTTAATGACCAGTTGGTTACACGTTTCGTGAATAACTTGATGTGGGATGGTAAAAAATCGGTGGCTTTTAAAGTGTTTTATGATGCGTTAGATATCGTAGAACAAAAGAAAAATAATGACGAGAAGACTTCGTTAGAGGTTTGGAAGGATGCTCTTACTAATGTAATGCCTCACGTGGAGGTGCGCTCACGCCGAGTAGGAGGTGCTACTTTCCAAATCCCAATGCAAATCCGTCCTGACCGCAAAGTGTCAATGGCTATGAAATGGCTTATCGGTTATGCACGTAAACGCAACGAGAAATCTATGGCTCAAAAATTAGCAGCTGAAATTATCGCCGCTTCAAAAGAAGAAGGTGCAGCTGTGAAAAAGAAAATGGATACGCACCGTATGGCAGAAGCTAACAAAGCGTTCTCACACTTTAGATTTTAATTAAACCGATGAGTAGAGATTTAAAATATACAAGAAACATAGGTATTGCCGCTCACATTGATGCGGGCAAAACCACCACTACTGAACGTATTCTATTCTATACAGGTAAAACCCACAAAATTGGTGAAGTACACGATGGAGCTTCAACAATGGACTGGATGGAGCAAGAAGCTGAACGCGGTATCACTATCCAATCAGCTGCTACTACTTGTAAATGGAATTTCCCTACCGAAAATGGTAAACCTACTGCCGATGCTAAAGAGTATCACTTCAACATTATCGATACTCCCGGTCACGTAGACTTTACAGTCGAAGTAAACCGCTCTCTACGCGTGCTTGACGGATTGGTATTCCTTTTCTCGGCTGTAGACGGAGTAGAGCCTCAGTCAGAAACTAACTGGCGTTTGGCTGATAACTACAAAGTGCCACGTATTGGTTTCGTAAACAAAATGGACCGCCAAGGTGCGAACTTCCTTAATGTTTGTAACCAAGTAAAGGAAATGCTTAAATCAAACGCTGTGCCTATCGTATTACCTATCGGTGATGAGGCTGACTTTAAAGGTGTAGTAGATTTGATTAAAAACCGTGCTATCGTATGGCACGAAGAAAACTCAGGTTCTACTTTTGACGTAGTAGAGATACCTGAAGAAATGAAAGAAGACGTAACTAAATACCGCGCACAACTTATTGAAGAAGTAGCAGGTTATGACGAAGGTCTTCTTGAAAAATTTATGGAAGATGAACACTCTATTACAGAGGATGAAATACACAAAGCATTACGTGCAGCTGTAATGGATATGGCAATTATCCCAATGGTATGCGGTTCTTCTTTCAAAAATAAAGGGGTGCAATTTATGCTTGATGCAGTATGCCGTTATTTACCTTCACCACTTGACAAAGAAGCTAT encodes:
- a CDS encoding SPFH domain-containing protein; this encodes MEDFILYFVIFLAVVFLLSTFFTVRQQTAVSVERFGKFQSIRHSGLQMKIPVIDKIAARISLKIQQLDVIVETKTLDDVFVKIKVSVQFVVIKDKVYDAIYRLEYPHDQITSYVFDVVRAEVPKMKLDDVFVKKDDIAIAVKREVQESMETYGYDIIKTLVTDIDPDAQVKAAMNRINAAEREKVAAQYEGDAQRILIVEKAKAEAESKRLQGQGIADQRREIARGLVESVDVLQRVGVSSQEASALIVITQHYDTLQAVGQQTNSNLILLPNSPEAGSDMLKNMITSFTASAQIVEKIKDSNEQ
- the pheT gene encoding phenylalanine--tRNA ligase subunit beta; this translates as MKISYNWLKQYLKLDLPAEETGIILTDLGLEVEGIEPYESVKGGLKGVVVGHVLECEKHPNADKLKITKVDVGAEAPLQIVCGAPNVAQGQKVPVATIGTVLYDKEGNPFEIKKGKIRGEESYGMICAEDELGLGESHDGIMVLDDKYPVGTPCCKVFEVETDEVFEIGLTPNRADAMSHYGVARDLRAGLIQRGTQLELITPSVTKFHVDNRSGKVDIEVTDKKLVPRYTGVTISNLRVTESPAWLQNRLKAIGITPKNNVVDATNYVLHALGQPLHAFDADHIIGRKIVVKTAEEGAKFTTLDGVQRILSSEDIMICDAEKPLCIAGVLGGENSGVSYSTRNVFLESAYFDPVAVRKTAKRHSISTDASYRFERGINIEDCKYALMYAAVLIENIAGGVISSDVIDFYPKKIEDFQVFLAFDKVDKLIGQKIPHDTIKSILHSLDIKVNSLTERGLGLVIPSYRVDVQREADVIEEILRIYGYNNISFSEKINASMSHSSKYDDHNVQNVVATQLIGQGFTEIMTNSLVSEKEITTYTQQPETAVKLLNPLSADLGYMRKNLLFSGLEVIAYNNNRKRTDLKLFEFGKNYHFTEGKYTESKHLAIYLTGNTQSEHWGATAQKTTFFQLKGVVETLFERLGLKDIKALPLEENDAIASEGFRWQLGDTLIGTIGVVKGKVLKNFSIKQEVLVADLNWEVILHQVQDHKVIYKEIAKYPEVRRDLALLLDEKVTFADLYKVALSAEKDILKSINLFDVYQGDKLPQGKKSYAVSFVLQDEKKTLTDKQIDKTMQRLQTAFESQLGAALRD
- the rpsL gene encoding 30S ribosomal protein S12, producing the protein MPTISQLVRKGRTRITKKSKSVALDSCPQRRGVCTRVYTTTPKKPNSAMRKVARVRLTNGNEVNAYIPGEGHNLQEHSIVLVRGGRVKDLPGVRYHIVRGALDTAGVAGRTQRRSKYGAKRPKPGQAAAAPAKGKKK
- the rpsG gene encoding 30S ribosomal protein S7 produces the protein MRKRQAKKRPLLPDPKFNDQLVTRFVNNLMWDGKKSVAFKVFYDALDIVEQKKNNDEKTSLEVWKDALTNVMPHVEVRSRRVGGATFQIPMQIRPDRKVSMAMKWLIGYARKRNEKSMAQKLAAEIIAASKEEGAAVKKKMDTHRMAEANKAFSHFRF